The following coding sequences are from one Sphingobium sp. Cam5-1 window:
- the gltX gene encoding glutamate--tRNA ligase encodes MTVITRFAPSPTGNLHVGNIRAALHNWLWARKSGGKFLLRLDDTDLERSRAEYADAIRADLSWLGLNWDGEEKQSDRFALYESRFDQLKASGHVYPAYETSQELELRRKVLLGRGLPPVYDRAALSLTPDQIAAYEAEGRKPHWRFKLDHDQPIVWTDLIRGEQRFDPKLLSDPVIRRADGSWLYMLPSVIDDVDMGVTHVLRGEDHVSNTATQIQMFAALGAGLPFFAHEALLTGSEGKLSKRLGSLGVAHFREIGLEPMAVLSLLARLGTSLPVEPFANVEPLIESFDFAHFGRAPARFDEAELAALNQKIVHLLPYDAVSGRLPAGMNEAGWNAIRPNLENVRQAADWWRIVTGPIEAPAPDDEDDRTFLATAREMLLALDFNADIWPALTGALKERTGRKGKMLFLPLRRALTGLDHGPDMAQLLPLIGRDEALRRLA; translated from the coding sequence ATGACTGTCATCACCCGCTTTGCCCCGTCGCCAACCGGCAACCTTCATGTCGGCAATATCCGCGCCGCGCTGCATAACTGGCTTTGGGCGCGCAAAAGCGGGGGCAAGTTCCTTCTGCGCCTGGACGACACCGACCTTGAGCGTTCGCGCGCGGAATATGCCGACGCGATTCGGGCGGATCTGTCCTGGCTCGGCCTGAACTGGGATGGCGAGGAAAAGCAGTCGGATCGCTTCGCCCTGTATGAAAGCCGGTTCGATCAGTTGAAGGCGTCGGGCCATGTCTATCCGGCCTATGAAACGAGCCAAGAACTGGAACTACGCCGAAAGGTCCTGCTCGGCCGGGGCCTTCCGCCGGTCTATGATCGCGCCGCCCTGTCGCTGACCCCCGATCAGATCGCCGCCTATGAAGCTGAAGGCCGCAAACCCCATTGGCGCTTCAAGCTCGATCATGATCAGCCGATCGTCTGGACCGACCTTATCCGTGGCGAGCAGCGCTTCGACCCCAAGCTGCTATCCGACCCGGTGATCCGCCGTGCCGATGGCAGCTGGCTCTACATGCTCCCATCCGTGATCGACGATGTGGACATGGGCGTAACCCATGTGCTGCGTGGCGAAGATCATGTCTCCAACACGGCGACGCAAATCCAGATGTTCGCCGCTTTGGGGGCCGGGCTTCCCTTCTTCGCCCATGAGGCATTGCTGACCGGCAGCGAAGGCAAGCTCTCCAAGCGCTTGGGCTCGCTAGGCGTCGCCCATTTCCGCGAGATCGGGCTGGAGCCCATGGCTGTCTTGTCGCTGCTCGCCCGCCTCGGCACATCACTGCCGGTAGAACCGTTCGCGAATGTCGAGCCGCTGATCGAAAGCTTCGACTTCGCGCATTTCGGACGCGCGCCCGCCCGCTTCGACGAAGCGGAACTTGCCGCACTCAACCAGAAGATCGTCCATCTTCTACCCTATGACGCCGTGTCCGGCCGCCTGCCTGCCGGGATGAATGAAGCAGGCTGGAACGCCATCCGGCCGAATCTCGAAAATGTGAGGCAAGCCGCCGATTGGTGGCGCATCGTGACCGGCCCGATCGAAGCGCCTGCGCCCGATGACGAGGATGATCGCACCTTCCTCGCAACTGCTCGGGAAATGCTGCTGGCGTTGGACTTTAACGCGGATATCTGGCCCGCGCTCACCGGCGCGCTCAAGGAGCGTACAGGCCGCAAGGGCAAAATGCTGTTCCTGCCCCTCCGCCGCGCGCTGACCGGCCTCGACCATGGTCCCGACATGGCGCAACTCTTGCCGTTGATCGGCAGGGATGAGGCGCTTCGTCGCCTTGCGTGA
- a CDS encoding ribose-phosphate pyrophosphokinase: MKLMTGNSNKPLAAAIADYIEIPLTDASVRRFADEEVFVEIHENVRGEDVFVIQSTAYPTNDNLMELLIMIDALKRASAKRITAVVPYFGYARQDRKPGPRTPISAKLVANLITTAGANRVLSVDLHAGQIQGFFDIPTDNLFGAPVMSADIQARFGDRNLMVVSPDVGGVVRARALAKRLDNAPLAIVDKRRERAGESEVMNIIGDVKGRFCVLIDDIVDSAGTLCNAASALKAAGAEEVVAYVSHGVLSGGAVARVEASELKELVITDSIQGTDAVCNAKSIRHLPIAPLLGEAIKRIADESSVSSLFD, from the coding sequence ATGAAACTCATGACCGGCAATTCCAACAAGCCGCTTGCGGCTGCAATTGCAGATTATATCGAGATCCCGCTGACCGATGCGAGCGTCCGCCGCTTCGCGGATGAGGAAGTTTTCGTGGAAATTCACGAGAATGTCCGTGGTGAGGATGTGTTCGTCATTCAGTCGACAGCCTATCCGACCAACGACAATCTCATGGAATTGCTGATCATGATCGATGCGCTCAAGCGCGCGTCGGCCAAGCGAATCACTGCGGTCGTTCCTTATTTCGGCTACGCCCGGCAGGACCGGAAACCCGGCCCGCGCACGCCGATCTCGGCCAAGCTGGTGGCGAACCTGATCACCACGGCGGGTGCTAACCGCGTGTTGTCGGTTGATCTGCATGCTGGGCAGATTCAGGGCTTTTTCGACATTCCGACCGATAACCTTTTCGGCGCGCCGGTCATGTCAGCGGATATCCAGGCGCGCTTTGGTGATCGCAACCTGATGGTCGTGTCGCCGGACGTAGGCGGCGTGGTTCGCGCCCGCGCCCTCGCCAAGCGGCTGGACAACGCCCCCCTCGCCATCGTCGACAAGCGCCGCGAGCGGGCGGGCGAATCGGAAGTGATGAACATCATCGGCGACGTTAAGGGTCGCTTCTGCGTCCTGATCGACGACATCGTCGATTCGGCGGGCACCCTCTGCAATGCCGCCAGCGCGCTCAAGGCCGCTGGGGCCGAAGAGGTGGTCGCCTATGTGAGCCATGGCGTACTGTCGGGTGGCGCGGTTGCGCGCGTCGAGGCCTCTGAGCTCAAGGAACTCGTGATCACCGATTCGATCCAGGGCACGGACGCGGTGTGCAATGCCAAGAGCATCCGCCACCTGCCGATCGCGCCGCTGCTGGGCGAAGCGATCAAGCGGATCGCGGACGAAAGCTCGGTTTCCAGCCTGTTCGACTAA
- the rpmI gene encoding 50S ribosomal protein L35, whose amino-acid sequence MPKLKTKSGVKKRFKFTASGKVKHGVAGKRHRLISHNAKYIRQNRGTSVLSDSDVAHVRLWAPYGLK is encoded by the coding sequence ATGCCCAAGCTCAAGACCAAGAGCGGTGTGAAGAAGCGCTTCAAGTTCACCGCTTCCGGCAAGGTCAAGCACGGCGTCGCTGGCAAGCGTCACCGCCTGATCAGCCACAACGCAAAGTATATCCGCCAGAATCGCGGCACGTCCGTGCTGTCGGATTCCGATGTCGCTCACGTGCGCCTCTGGGCGCCCTACGGCCTGAAGTAA
- a CDS encoding O-acetyl-ADP-ribose deacetylase, translating into MIFGTARWEIRTGDITRCKTDAIVNAANSSLLGGGGVDGAIHRAAGPELLAECRMLGGCPVGEARITRGHSLPAAHVIHTVGPLWRGGASGESQLLANCYRSSLDLAREHSLRSIAFPAISTGIYGYPKEQASRVAAQTMQDRLAAFPSAFDLILFICFDDESARIYAEAVTALGA; encoded by the coding sequence ATGATCTTCGGCACCGCCCGCTGGGAAATCCGAACTGGCGACATCACCCGTTGCAAGACGGATGCAATCGTCAATGCCGCTAACAGTTCCCTGCTGGGGGGAGGCGGCGTGGATGGTGCGATCCATCGGGCCGCAGGGCCTGAACTGCTCGCCGAATGTCGTATGTTGGGCGGCTGTCCAGTGGGGGAGGCGCGGATCACGCGCGGCCACAGCCTGCCTGCTGCCCATGTCATTCATACCGTCGGCCCACTATGGCGGGGCGGGGCTTCGGGCGAAAGCCAGTTGCTCGCCAATTGCTACCGATCATCGCTCGATCTGGCGCGGGAGCATAGCCTCCGCAGTATAGCCTTCCCTGCCATCTCCACTGGCATTTATGGCTATCCGAAAGAACAGGCCTCTCGGGTCGCGGCCCAGACGATGCAGGACCGGCTTGCGGCTTTCCCGTCGGCCTTCGACCTCATCCTGTTCATCTGCTTCGATGACGAGAGCGCGCGCATATATGCTGAAGCAGTAACGGCGCTGGGTGCCTGA
- a CDS encoding NAD+ synthase: MTDKLVIALAQMTQSVGDLKANADAMLEWRARATGADLIVFPELQLIGYPPEDLVLKPALVDRANHELDRLAQATADGGPAMLVGTVVASQGVLFNVVALLEEGAVTAIRQKRELPNYGTFDEKRLFAPGPLPAPIDFKGVKIGVPICEDIWFPFVTAHLRAEGAEILISPNGSPFEVDKDDRRINAVAGTRVRETGLPLVYLNRVGGQDELVFDGASFVMGADRSIAHQLPDWEEALVLTHWEKWEGQWVCIPGERHELDSRPADIYNAMVLGLRDYVNRNGFPGVVLGLSGGIDSALSAAVAVDALGPERVWSVMMPSRFTSQDSLDDAVECARLLGIRYDTIPIEPAVAAFDMMLAEAFEGRQRDLTEENLQSRIRGVTLMGLSNKFGHMLLTTGNKSEMSVGYATIYGDMAGGYSVLKDAYKTTVFDLSRWRNEHVSSLGLGPSGPVMPERVITKPPSAELRDDQKDEDSLPPYEVLDPILYGLVEEELSVEQLVARGFDKDVVARIERLLYVAEYKRRQSPPGVKLGMRNFGRDRRYPITNAFRTL, encoded by the coding sequence ATGACCGACAAACTCGTGATCGCCCTTGCCCAGATGACACAGAGCGTGGGCGACCTGAAGGCCAATGCGGATGCGATGCTCGAATGGCGAGCGCGCGCGACCGGCGCCGACCTCATCGTCTTCCCCGAGCTTCAACTGATCGGCTACCCGCCCGAAGACCTGGTGCTCAAGCCCGCGCTGGTCGATCGCGCGAACCACGAACTGGATCGCCTGGCCCAGGCGACAGCGGACGGCGGCCCCGCGATGCTGGTCGGCACCGTGGTCGCCTCCCAAGGCGTGTTGTTCAATGTCGTCGCTCTGCTGGAAGAGGGCGCCGTCACCGCCATCCGCCAAAAGCGCGAGCTGCCCAATTATGGCACGTTTGATGAAAAGCGCCTGTTCGCGCCCGGCCCGCTTCCCGCGCCAATCGATTTCAAAGGCGTGAAGATCGGCGTCCCGATCTGCGAGGACATCTGGTTCCCCTTCGTCACCGCGCATTTGCGGGCTGAAGGAGCCGAAATCCTCATAAGCCCCAATGGCAGCCCGTTCGAAGTCGACAAGGACGACCGCCGCATCAATGCCGTCGCAGGCACGCGAGTGCGCGAAACCGGCCTGCCGCTCGTCTATCTCAACCGCGTCGGCGGGCAGGACGAACTGGTATTTGACGGCGCGTCCTTCGTCATGGGCGCCGACCGCAGCATCGCCCACCAGCTGCCTGACTGGGAGGAAGCGCTCGTCCTCACCCATTGGGAAAAATGGGAAGGTCAGTGGGTCTGCATCCCCGGCGAGCGCCACGAACTCGATAGCCGCCCGGCCGACATCTATAATGCGATGGTGCTGGGCCTGCGCGACTATGTGAACCGCAACGGTTTCCCCGGCGTCGTCCTCGGCCTGTCAGGCGGCATCGACTCGGCACTCTCGGCAGCGGTGGCCGTGGACGCTCTGGGACCGGAGCGCGTCTGGAGCGTGATGATGCCCTCGCGCTTCACCAGTCAGGACAGCCTGGACGATGCCGTCGAATGCGCCCGCCTGCTCGGCATCCGCTATGACACGATCCCGATCGAGCCTGCCGTAGCAGCTTTCGATATGATGCTGGCTGAAGCGTTTGAGGGGCGACAGCGTGACCTCACGGAAGAAAATCTCCAGTCCCGCATTCGTGGCGTGACCCTGATGGGCCTGTCCAACAAGTTCGGCCATATGCTGCTGACCACCGGCAACAAGAGCGAGATGTCGGTCGGCTACGCCACCATCTATGGCGACATGGCAGGCGGCTATTCGGTCTTGAAGGACGCCTACAAGACCACCGTCTTTGACCTCAGCCGTTGGCGCAACGAGCATGTCTCGTCGCTCGGCCTTGGCCCATCCGGTCCGGTCATGCCCGAACGTGTGATCACCAAGCCGCCAAGCGCGGAATTGCGGGACGATCAGAAGGACGAAGACAGCCTGCCGCCTTATGAGGTGCTGGACCCGATCCTCTATGGTCTGGTGGAGGAGGAGCTGTCGGTCGAGCAGCTTGTCGCGCGCGGCTTCGACAAGGATGTGGTCGCCCGCATCGAACGCCTCCTCTATGTCGCCGAATATAAACGCCGCCAATCGCCCCCCGGCGTGAAGCTCGGCATGCGCAATTTCGGGCGTGATCGCCGCTATCCGATCACCAACGCTTTCCGGACCCTTTAA
- the hisN gene encoding histidinol-phosphatase: protein MTTRDDLTLAHRLADAAAAAIRPFFRARYDMEFKSDHSPVTEADRAAEAAIRAVLEKERPQDGIIGEEYGATREDAERVWILDPIDGTRSFIAGRPIFGTLIALTEAGWPTVGIIDQPIAQERWAGMMGQPTTFNGAPVTARSCRSLEDAIVASTGPQYFPGCTGEHFSRLAGQCRDTVWGGDCYNYGLIASGHVDIVVEAGLKLHDIAALVPVVEGAGGRMCDWAGDPITAESDGQVIAIGDPARLDDVLEALAEGHHAH, encoded by the coding sequence ATGACGACCCGCGATGACCTGACCCTTGCCCACCGCCTCGCCGACGCCGCCGCTGCGGCCATCCGGCCCTTTTTCCGCGCGCGATACGACATGGAATTCAAGTCGGACCATTCGCCGGTGACCGAGGCGGATCGGGCGGCGGAAGCAGCGATCCGAGCCGTCTTGGAAAAGGAACGCCCCCAGGACGGCATTATCGGCGAGGAATATGGAGCGACACGCGAAGACGCGGAGCGGGTCTGGATTCTCGACCCGATCGATGGCACGCGCAGCTTCATTGCGGGACGCCCAATCTTTGGCACGCTTATCGCGCTGACTGAGGCGGGATGGCCGACGGTCGGCATCATCGACCAGCCGATCGCGCAAGAGCGCTGGGCAGGAATGATGGGCCAGCCCACCACCTTCAACGGCGCACCCGTCACCGCCCGCAGTTGCCGGTCGCTTGAAGACGCAATCGTCGCCAGCACTGGACCGCAATATTTCCCGGGCTGCACCGGCGAGCATTTCTCGCGGCTGGCTGGCCAGTGCCGCGACACGGTGTGGGGCGGCGACTGTTATAATTACGGCCTTATCGCGTCGGGCCATGTCGATATCGTCGTCGAAGCGGGATTGAAGCTGCACGATATCGCCGCGCTGGTCCCCGTCGTGGAGGGCGCGGGCGGGCGGATGTGCGATTGGGCAGGCGATCCCATCACGGCTGAGAGCGACGGGCAGGTTATCGCGATCGGCGATCCTGCGCGGCTGGACGATGTGCTGGAAGCGCTTGCCGAGGGGCATCACGCTCATTGA
- a CDS encoding AsmA family protein has product MADADPLRPGIPAKSAPAPDSGAGGVGHYWSTARHKWRSVPLPLRIIAYIIGLIFLLWLILFITKGRFLKHPFERFLTSRLERPVKVAGDFQLYFAPITIKFRAEGMTIANTPWASRPHFFHSDLIDTRIAPLSLIFGDKYRVRWLELRNAAADLEWSRDGKSNTWTFGDPNKKGEPLNLPLVRRALLAGTTLRYRDPRMQLSTDISFETVKAQDTRFARDIRFSGDGTMRGRPFTLRGGLLSPNETVTGGKNSLALHAQSGPTILEVSGTLPGATEIEGADLRLLTRGPNLALLFDFLGVAIPETRTYRFTSALTKQGGEWRFTHLKGRFGDSDLSGRMTVSLPDNRLRLKADLATRTLDIVDVGPFIGYNPQKLEAQGASGAIENVGGRPRILPDATLRVEALRNFDANVRYDVRQIRAPSVPISNIGLTLALERSLLTLSPLTFDMSGGHVSSDIEINARNQPVRTRYDVRLSPTPMGKLLGRWGVEESGTTGIIKARAQMTGSGNTVHDSLSTANGRIAVILPAGTMWARNVQLAELDVGTFITKMFEKKLKEPVQINCGLIAFTVRNGIAAADPIIIDTKKNVMLGRGGFSFRNESLDLAFRADGKKFSLFSGQSPVGITGYFAKPGINVISPELIARGGAAAALGIAASPLAAVLAFVDVGDAKSAACGPVLAGATATAQRTKGGKPRDDVGRGTTSKEESGKANAREEKKQKKKFLGIF; this is encoded by the coding sequence ATGGCCGACGCCGATCCCCTGCGGCCGGGCATCCCGGCGAAATCGGCTCCTGCGCCCGACAGCGGGGCAGGAGGCGTTGGCCATTATTGGTCAACCGCACGCCACAAATGGCGCAGTGTTCCGCTGCCGCTGCGTATCATCGCCTATATCATCGGGCTGATCTTCCTGCTGTGGTTGATCCTGTTCATTACCAAGGGCCGTTTCCTCAAACATCCGTTCGAACGCTTCCTCACCAGTCGGCTGGAGCGCCCGGTCAAGGTCGCCGGTGATTTTCAACTCTATTTCGCGCCCATCACGATCAAGTTCCGCGCCGAGGGAATGACGATCGCCAACACACCCTGGGCCAGCAGACCGCATTTCTTCCATTCCGACCTTATCGATACTCGGATCGCGCCGCTTAGCCTGATCTTCGGCGACAAATATCGCGTTCGTTGGCTTGAGCTTCGCAACGCCGCCGCTGACCTGGAATGGTCGAGGGATGGCAAGAGCAATACATGGACCTTCGGTGACCCGAATAAGAAGGGAGAGCCGCTCAATCTGCCGCTTGTGCGCCGGGCGCTGCTTGCCGGGACGACCTTGCGCTATCGCGACCCTCGGATGCAACTGTCCACCGACATAAGCTTCGAAACGGTGAAGGCGCAGGATACGCGCTTCGCGCGTGACATCCGCTTCTCGGGCGACGGCACGATGCGGGGCCGCCCTTTCACTCTGCGCGGCGGACTGCTCTCGCCCAACGAAACTGTAACAGGCGGCAAGAACAGTCTCGCTCTTCACGCGCAGTCCGGACCAACAATCTTGGAGGTCAGCGGAACCCTGCCCGGCGCGACCGAGATTGAGGGGGCGGACTTGCGGCTGCTGACGCGCGGTCCCAATCTTGCCCTGCTGTTCGACTTTCTGGGCGTCGCCATCCCCGAAACCCGCACCTATCGCTTCACCTCCGCGCTTACCAAGCAGGGTGGAGAATGGCGCTTCACCCATCTCAAGGGCCGGTTCGGAGACAGCGACCTTTCCGGGCGTATGACCGTGTCGCTGCCTGACAATCGCCTGCGCCTGAAGGCTGACCTCGCCACCCGGACCCTCGACATTGTCGATGTGGGTCCGTTCATCGGCTACAATCCCCAAAAGCTGGAAGCGCAGGGCGCCAGTGGCGCGATCGAGAATGTCGGCGGCAGGCCGCGCATTCTGCCGGACGCAACGCTGCGGGTCGAGGCCCTGCGCAACTTCGATGCCAATGTTCGATACGACGTGCGCCAGATCAGGGCGCCCAGTGTCCCAATCTCCAATATCGGCCTTACGCTAGCGCTTGAGCGCAGCCTTTTGACGCTTTCGCCGCTGACCTTCGACATGTCCGGCGGGCATGTCAGTTCGGACATAGAGATAAACGCGCGGAATCAGCCTGTGCGTACGCGCTACGATGTGCGCCTGTCGCCGACCCCCATGGGCAAGCTGCTTGGCCGTTGGGGTGTTGAGGAATCCGGGACCACCGGCATCATCAAGGCGCGGGCGCAAATGACAGGTTCGGGCAACACAGTGCATGATTCGCTTAGTACCGCCAACGGCAGGATCGCGGTGATCCTGCCTGCGGGCACCATGTGGGCACGCAATGTTCAGCTTGCTGAACTGGACGTGGGCACCTTCATCACGAAGATGTTCGAAAAGAAGTTGAAGGAACCTGTCCAGATCAATTGCGGCCTCATCGCCTTCACCGTTCGCAACGGCATCGCGGCGGCGGATCCGATCATCATCGATACCAAGAAGAACGTCATGCTTGGACGGGGCGGCTTTTCCTTCCGTAACGAGAGCCTCGATCTCGCCTTCCGCGCTGACGGCAAGAAGTTCAGCCTGTTTTCCGGCCAATCGCCGGTCGGCATCACGGGCTATTTCGCGAAGCCCGGCATCAACGTCATCAGTCCTGAGCTGATCGCGCGCGGCGGTGCGGCGGCGGCGCTGGGGATCGCGGCGAGCCCACTCGCTGCCGTGCTGGCCTTTGTCGATGTGGGCGACGCCAAGAGTGCGGCGTGCGGCCCCGTCCTGGCAGGCGCGACCGCCACTGCGCAGAGGACGAAGGGCGGGAAGCCCCGAGATGACGTAGGCCGGGGCACAACTTCAAAGGAAGAGTCCGGCAAGGCCAATGCCAGAGAAGAGAAGAAGCAAAAGAAGAAGTTTCTGGGGATTTTCTAG
- the pheS gene encoding phenylalanine--tRNA ligase subunit alpha, giving the protein MTDIANLKAGLIADINAADTLEALEGLRVGAIGKNGVVTGLLKTLGPMSPEERLEQGPPIQDLRESVTAALAERKAALEQAALDAKLGAEKIDMTLPADLGAQGSVHPVSQVMDELAEIFADLGFSVATGPEIEDDWHNFTALNIPETHPARAMHDTFYFPDADGKKMLLRTHTSPVQIRTMMNGEPPIRIIAPGRVYRSDSDATHTPMFHQIEGLVIDKGITLGHLKWTLETFLKAFFERDDIVLRLRPSYFPFTEPSVEVDVGYTLTNGQRVIGGDGDAPGGGWLEVLGSGMVNRRVIEACGLDPDEWQGFAFGTGVDRLAMLKYGMNDLRAFFDGDLRWLKHYGFMSLDVPTLSGGVGA; this is encoded by the coding sequence ATGACTGACATTGCCAATCTGAAGGCCGGGCTGATCGCCGACATCAACGCAGCAGACACGCTGGAAGCACTGGAAGGATTGCGCGTCGGGGCTATCGGCAAGAATGGCGTGGTGACCGGGTTGCTCAAGACCTTGGGTCCGATGAGCCCCGAGGAGCGGCTGGAGCAAGGCCCGCCGATCCAGGATCTGCGGGAAAGCGTGACGGCGGCACTCGCTGAGCGCAAGGCGGCGCTGGAGCAAGCGGCACTGGATGCGAAGCTTGGGGCGGAAAAGATCGACATGACCTTGCCCGCTGATCTCGGCGCGCAGGGGTCGGTACATCCGGTCAGCCAAGTGATGGACGAGCTGGCGGAGATTTTTGCGGACCTTGGCTTCTCGGTCGCGACCGGGCCGGAGATCGAGGACGACTGGCATAATTTCACCGCGCTCAACATTCCCGAGACGCATCCGGCGCGGGCGATGCATGACACATTCTATTTCCCGGATGCTGACGGCAAGAAAATGCTGCTGCGCACTCATACCTCGCCGGTGCAGATCCGCACGATGATGAACGGCGAGCCGCCGATCCGCATCATCGCGCCGGGCCGCGTCTATCGGTCGGACAGCGATGCGACGCATACGCCGATGTTCCACCAGATTGAGGGACTCGTGATCGACAAGGGGATCACCCTTGGTCATCTCAAATGGACGTTGGAAACCTTCCTCAAGGCTTTCTTCGAGCGTGACGATATCGTGCTGCGTCTGCGGCCGAGCTATTTCCCCTTTACCGAACCTTCGGTTGAGGTCGACGTCGGCTACACACTGACCAATGGCCAGCGGGTGATCGGCGGCGACGGCGATGCGCCCGGCGGCGGGTGGCTGGAAGTGCTGGGCAGCGGCATGGTCAACCGGCGGGTGATCGAAGCCTGCGGACTGGACCCGGACGAGTGGCAGGGCTTTGCTTTCGGCACCGGCGTCGACCGGCTCGCCATGCTGAAATATGGGATGAACGACTTGCGCGCTTTCTTCGACGGCGATCTGCGCTGGCTGAAACATTACGGCTTCATGAGCCTGGATGTGCCGACGCTGAGCGGAGGAGTGGGCGCATGA
- a CDS encoding VOC family protein, with protein sequence MPGSPVIPGLRYADAPAAINFLQDAFGFALHACYEDEADPHIIHHAQLILGEGMVMLGSARDGEAESLYSWTTPRDLGGVTTCIYVVVPDADAHCLHARNQGAVVVNEPHDNLGYPGRGYEALDPEGNLWSFGTYDPWAAAV encoded by the coding sequence ATGCCTGGCTCCCCAGTGATCCCTGGCCTGCGCTATGCCGATGCTCCAGCAGCAATAAACTTCCTGCAAGACGCTTTCGGCTTTGCATTGCACGCCTGTTATGAGGACGAAGCGGACCCACACATCATCCACCATGCACAGCTCATATTGGGCGAGGGCATGGTCATGCTGGGCAGCGCGCGCGACGGCGAGGCCGAGTCGCTCTACAGCTGGACTACGCCGCGCGATCTGGGCGGTGTCACAACCTGCATCTATGTAGTGGTGCCGGACGCCGACGCCCACTGCCTTCATGCCCGCAACCAGGGAGCAGTGGTGGTGAACGAGCCGCATGATAATCTCGGCTATCCCGGACGAGGCTACGAGGCGCTCGATCCGGAAGGCAACCTCTGGAGCTTCGGCACCTATGATCCTTGGGCAGCCGCCGTTTAA
- the rplT gene encoding 50S ribosomal protein L20, producing MARVKRGTTTKAKHKRILDQAKGYYGRRKNTIRVARQAVEKAGQYAYRDRKVKKRTFRGLWIQRINAGVRAEGLTYSQFMHGLKLAGVDLDRKVLADIAMHEGEAFSAIIAQAKAALPAA from the coding sequence ATGGCACGCGTAAAACGTGGTACGACCACCAAGGCGAAGCATAAGAGGATTTTGGATCAGGCGAAGGGCTATTATGGCCGTCGCAAGAATACGATCCGTGTCGCTCGCCAGGCCGTCGAAAAGGCCGGCCAGTACGCCTATCGCGACCGCAAGGTCAAGAAGCGCACCTTCCGTGGCCTCTGGATCCAGCGCATCAACGCTGGCGTCCGCGCCGAGGGCCTGACCTATTCGCAGTTCATGCACGGCCTGAAGCTGGCTGGCGTTGATCTGGACCGCAAGGTTCTGGCCGACATTGCGATGCACGAAGGCGAGGCGTTTAGCGCCATCATCGCCCAGGCAAAGGCTGCGCTGCCCGCAGCTTGA